Proteins encoded within one genomic window of Bos indicus isolate NIAB-ARS_2022 breed Sahiwal x Tharparkar chromosome 23, NIAB-ARS_B.indTharparkar_mat_pri_1.0, whole genome shotgun sequence:
- the CCHCR1 gene encoding coiled-coil alpha-helical rod protein 1 isoform X3, whose product MRCPKLAGFSAKESRLPGFPQGFWGGILCYMWPHSSGARPWASALIGKDPGVMAWWCLDGLPQGLGEPWRELWRLGSRPLHRIPQLSPSFRNCRDHRNLRRRVKALSRILKGVIDGCTPTLETSNNVEMFRPSGSTGLIPPSHFQVRPLPTLPRMAPTWASDTPLVQRPTHQDVLERRPDNQRPQVTMWEQEVSGKGQEPEWRGRCTELAGSQALSQQAELISRQLRELRRLEEEVRVLRETSLQQKLRLEAQAVELEALARAEKAGRAEAEGLRAALAGAEVVRKNLEEGSQRELEEVQRLHQEQLSSLTQAHQEALSSLTSKAGGLEKSLNNLETRRSGETKELAAAQREAELLRKQLSKTQEDLEAQVTLVENLRRYVGEQVPPEVRSQAWESERQELLETVQHLQEDRDSLHTTTELLQVRVQSLTHILCMQEEELARKVQPSDCLEPEFTKKCQSLLKRWREKVFALMVQLKAQELEHRECVERLKGQVAELQERVETQCQEQVILQRSLQDKAAEVEVERMGAKALQMELSRTQEARRRRKQQAAPAEEQLRLVASAVSSFQTWLQGTVAEVERAAARLPSLSSRVSYAVRKVHTIRGLMARKVALAQLRQESCPPPPPTTDMSLELEQLREERDRLDAELQLSAHIIQQEVGRAREQGEAERQKLSEVAQQLEQELQRTQESLASLGLQLEAARQGQQESTAEAASLRKELTQQQEIYGQALQEKVAEVEGRLREQLSESERRLNEARREHTKAVVSLRQIQRKATREKERNQELRRLQDEARKEEGQRLTQRLKELERDKNLMLQRLLAVLPSPSDKGVPAEPSPKPSESSAPTPPAAALCTKESIKGSLSVLLDDLQGLSEAISKEEAICEGDSQTSSSVCL is encoded by the exons ATGAGATGTCCGAAACTAGCTGGCTTTTCTGCTAAGGAGTCTAGGCTGCCTGGATTCCCCCAGGGGTTCTGGGGAGGTATCCTGTGCTACATGTGGCCACATTCATCAGGGGCCAGGCCTTGGGCCAGCGCTTTGATAGGGAAGGACCCTGGAGTCATGGCTTGGTGGTGTCTGGATGGGCTTCCCCAAGGCCTTGGTGAGCCATGGAGAGAACTCTGGAGACTGGGCTCACGGCCCCTGCATCGCATACCTCAATTGTCACCTTCCTTCAGGAACTGCAGAGACCATAGAAACTTAAGGAGGAGGGTAAAGGCACTATCCAGAATTCTAAAA GGGGTCATAGATGGCTGTACACCGACTCTAGAGACTTCAAATAATGTGGAGATGTTTCGACCTTCAG GTTCCACTGGGCTGATTCCCCCATCCCACTTCCAAGTTCGGCCCCTTCCAACACTGCCGAGAATGGCTCCCACATGGGCCTCAGACACTCCCCTGGTCCAGCGCCCAACCCATCAAGATGTCTTAGAGAGGCGGCCAGACAACCAGAGACCTCAAGTGACCATGTGGGAACAGGAAGTTTCTGGCAAGGGGCAGGAACCAGAGTGGAGAGGCAG GTGCACGGAACTGGCAGGGTCACAGGCCCTGAGCCAGCAGGCTGAGCTGATCTCTCGGCAGCTGCGAGAGCTGCGGCGGCTGGAGGAAGAGGTCCGGGTGCTACGGGAGACCTCACTGCAGCAGAAGCTGAGGCTGGAGGCTCAGGCCGTGGAGCTGGAGGCACTGGCACGGGCGGAGAAGGCTGGTCGCGCTGAGGCCGAGGGCCTGCGTGCCGCCCTGGCTGGGGCCGAGGTTGTCCGGAAGAACCTGGAAGAAGGGAGCCAGCGGGAGCTGGAGGAGGTTCAGAGGCTGCACCAAGAACAG cTCTCCTCCTTGACCCAGGCTCACCAGGAGGCCCTTTCCAGTTTGACCAGCAAAGCTGGGGGCCTGGAGAAGTCTCTGAATAATCTGGAAACCCGGAGGTCAGGGGAAACCAAGGAGCTGGCTGCGGCCCAGAGGGAGGCTGAGCTGCTGCGGAAGCAACTGAG CAAGACCCAAGAGGACTTGGAGGCTCAGGTGACCTTGGTTGAGAACCTGAGGAGGTATGTGGGGGAGCAGGTCCCTCCGGAGGTCCGCAGCCAGGCATGGGAATCAGAGCGACAGGAGCTTCTAGAAACTGTCCAG cacctgcAGGAGGACCGGGACAGCTTGCACACCACTACCGAGCTGCTGCAGGTGCGCGTGCAGAGCCTCACACACATCCTCTGCAtgcaggaggaggagctggcccGGAAG GTTCAGCCTTCAGACTGCCTGGAGCCTGAGTTCACCAAGAAGTGCCAGTCCCTGTTGAAGCGCTGGCGGGAGAAGGTGTTTGCCCTCATGGTGCAGCTGAAGGCCCAGGAGCTGGAGCACAGAGAATGCGTGGAGCGACTGAAGGGACAG gtggcagagctCCAGGAAAGAGTGGAAACCCAGTGCCAGGAGCAGGTCATCCTGCAGCGCTCCCTGCAGGACAAAGCTGCCGAGGTGGAGGTGGAGCGGATGGGCGCCAAG GCCCTGCAGATGGAGCTGAGCCGCACTCAGGAGGCCCGGCGCCGGAGGAAGCAACAGGCAGCCCCAGCGGAGGAGCAGCTGAGGCTTGTGGCCAGTGCTGTCAGCAG CTTTCAGACCTGGCTCCAGGGCACCGTGGCCGAGGTGGAGCGTGCCGCAGCCCGGCTGCCCAGCCTCAGCAGCCGAGTCAGCTATGCCGTCCGCAAGGTCCACACTATTCGGG GCCTGATGGCTCGAAAAGTGGCCCTTGCTCAGCTGCGCCAGGAGAG CTGCCCGCCACCCCCACCGACCACAGACATGAGCCTTGAGCTGGAGCAGCTGCGGGAGGAGCGGGACCGTCTGGACGCAGAACTGCAGCTGAGCGCCCACATCATCCAGCAGGAGGTGGGCCGGGCCCGGGAGCAAG GGGAGGCAGAGCGGCAGAAGCTGAGTGAGGTGGCCCAGCAGCTGGAGCAGGAGCTGCAGCGCACGCAGGAGTCCCTGGCCAGTCTGGGGCTACAGTTGGAGGCAGCTCGCCAGGGCCAGCAGGAGAGCACGGCAGAGGCTGCCAGCCTCCGGAAGGAGCTGACCCAGCAGCAGGAGATCTATGGGCAAG CGCTGCAGGAGAAGGTGGCCGAAGTGGAAGGTCGGCTGCGGGAACAGCTCTCAGAATCAGAGAGGAGACTGAACGAGGCTCGTAGGGAACACACCAAGGCTG TGGTCTCCCTACGCCAGATCCAGCGCAAAGCCACCCGGGAAAAGGAGCGGAACCAGGAGCTCCGGCGCCTGCAGGATGAGGCCCGGAAGGAGGAGGGGCAGCGGCTGACCCAGCGCCTGAAGGAGCTGGAGAGGGACAAGAACCTCATGCTG CAGCGACTGTTGGCAGTTCTTCCTTCCCCGTCGGATAAGGGCGTACCTGCGGAGCCCAGCCCGAAGCCCTCAGAGTCGTCAGCACCCACACCCCCAGCAGCGGCCCTCTGCACCAAGGAGTCCATCAAAG GATCCCTTTCTGTCTTGCTCGATGATCTGCAGGGCCTGAGTGAGGCCATTTCCAAAGAGGAAGCCATTTGTGAAGGGGACAGCCAGACCTCCTCTTCAGTCTGCCTCTGA
- the PSORS1C2 gene encoding psoriasis susceptibility 1 candidate gene 2 protein has product MLNWKLLGILVLCLFAGGISGSGDQPSPSSREISEEEGPPPLPQGPPIPGDPWPGAPPLFEDPPPPGPNRPWRDLPDSGVWPPEPPRTDPPQPPRPDDPWPAGPQPPENPWPPAPEVDHGSHEEPDLDPPREEYR; this is encoded by the exons ATGCTCAACTGGAAACTCCTAGGGATCTTGGTCCTTTGCCTGTTTGCTGGAG GCATCTCAGGCAGTGGAGACCAGCCTTCCCCCTCATCCAGAGAGATCTCAGAGGAGGAGGGCCCTCCACCATTGCCTCAGGGCCCCCCAATCCCTGGTGACCCCTGGCCAGGGGCACCCCCGCTCTTTGAGGATCCTCCACCTCCAGGCCCCAATCGTCCCTGGAGAGACCTGCCTGATTCTGGAGTCTGGCCTCCTGAACCCCCTAGAACTGATCCCCCTCAACCTCCTCGGCCTGACGACCCCTGGCCCGCAGGACCCCAGCCTCCAGAAAACCCCTGGCCACCTGCCCCTGAGGTGGACCACGGATCTCACGAGGAGCCAGACCTTGACCCACCCAGGGAGGAGTACAGATAA
- the CCHCR1 gene encoding coiled-coil alpha-helical rod protein 1 isoform X4 has protein sequence MFRPSGSTGLIPPSHFQVRPLPTLPRMAPTWASDTPLVQRPTHQDVLERRPDNQRPQVTMWEQEVSGKGQEPEWRGRCTELAGSQALSQQAELISRQLRELRRLEEEVRVLRETSLQQKLRLEAQAVELEALARAEKAGRAEAEGLRAALAGAEVVRKNLEEGSQRELEEVQRLHQEQLSSLTQAHQEALSSLTSKAGGLEKSLNNLETRRSGETKELAAAQREAELLRKQLSKTQEDLEAQVTLVENLRRYVGEQVPPEVRSQAWESERQELLETVQHLQEDRDSLHTTTELLQVRVQSLTHILCMQEEELARKVQPSDCLEPEFTKKCQSLLKRWREKVFALMVQLKAQELEHRECVERLKGQVAELQERVETQCQEQVILQRSLQDKAAEVEVERMGAKALQMELSRTQEARRRRKQQAAPAEEQLRLVASAVSSFQTWLQGTVAEVERAAARLPSLSSRVSYAVRKVHTIRGLMARKVALAQLRQESCPPPPPTTDMSLELEQLREERDRLDAELQLSAHIIQQEVGRAREQGEAERQKLSEVAQQLEQELQRTQESLASLGLQLEAARQGQQESTAEAASLRKELTQQQEIYGQALQEKVAEVEGRLREQLSESERRLNEARREHTKAVVSLRQIQRKATREKERNQELRRLQDEARKEEGQRLTQRLKELERDKNLMLATLQQEGLLSRYKQQRLLAVLPSPSDKGVPAEPSPKPSESSAPTPPAAALCTKESIKGSLSVLLDDLQGLSEAISKEEAICEGDSQTSSSVCL, from the exons ATGTTTCGACCTTCAG GTTCCACTGGGCTGATTCCCCCATCCCACTTCCAAGTTCGGCCCCTTCCAACACTGCCGAGAATGGCTCCCACATGGGCCTCAGACACTCCCCTGGTCCAGCGCCCAACCCATCAAGATGTCTTAGAGAGGCGGCCAGACAACCAGAGACCTCAAGTGACCATGTGGGAACAGGAAGTTTCTGGCAAGGGGCAGGAACCAGAGTGGAGAGGCAG GTGCACGGAACTGGCAGGGTCACAGGCCCTGAGCCAGCAGGCTGAGCTGATCTCTCGGCAGCTGCGAGAGCTGCGGCGGCTGGAGGAAGAGGTCCGGGTGCTACGGGAGACCTCACTGCAGCAGAAGCTGAGGCTGGAGGCTCAGGCCGTGGAGCTGGAGGCACTGGCACGGGCGGAGAAGGCTGGTCGCGCTGAGGCCGAGGGCCTGCGTGCCGCCCTGGCTGGGGCCGAGGTTGTCCGGAAGAACCTGGAAGAAGGGAGCCAGCGGGAGCTGGAGGAGGTTCAGAGGCTGCACCAAGAACAG cTCTCCTCCTTGACCCAGGCTCACCAGGAGGCCCTTTCCAGTTTGACCAGCAAAGCTGGGGGCCTGGAGAAGTCTCTGAATAATCTGGAAACCCGGAGGTCAGGGGAAACCAAGGAGCTGGCTGCGGCCCAGAGGGAGGCTGAGCTGCTGCGGAAGCAACTGAG CAAGACCCAAGAGGACTTGGAGGCTCAGGTGACCTTGGTTGAGAACCTGAGGAGGTATGTGGGGGAGCAGGTCCCTCCGGAGGTCCGCAGCCAGGCATGGGAATCAGAGCGACAGGAGCTTCTAGAAACTGTCCAG cacctgcAGGAGGACCGGGACAGCTTGCACACCACTACCGAGCTGCTGCAGGTGCGCGTGCAGAGCCTCACACACATCCTCTGCAtgcaggaggaggagctggcccGGAAG GTTCAGCCTTCAGACTGCCTGGAGCCTGAGTTCACCAAGAAGTGCCAGTCCCTGTTGAAGCGCTGGCGGGAGAAGGTGTTTGCCCTCATGGTGCAGCTGAAGGCCCAGGAGCTGGAGCACAGAGAATGCGTGGAGCGACTGAAGGGACAG gtggcagagctCCAGGAAAGAGTGGAAACCCAGTGCCAGGAGCAGGTCATCCTGCAGCGCTCCCTGCAGGACAAAGCTGCCGAGGTGGAGGTGGAGCGGATGGGCGCCAAG GCCCTGCAGATGGAGCTGAGCCGCACTCAGGAGGCCCGGCGCCGGAGGAAGCAACAGGCAGCCCCAGCGGAGGAGCAGCTGAGGCTTGTGGCCAGTGCTGTCAGCAG CTTTCAGACCTGGCTCCAGGGCACCGTGGCCGAGGTGGAGCGTGCCGCAGCCCGGCTGCCCAGCCTCAGCAGCCGAGTCAGCTATGCCGTCCGCAAGGTCCACACTATTCGGG GCCTGATGGCTCGAAAAGTGGCCCTTGCTCAGCTGCGCCAGGAGAG CTGCCCGCCACCCCCACCGACCACAGACATGAGCCTTGAGCTGGAGCAGCTGCGGGAGGAGCGGGACCGTCTGGACGCAGAACTGCAGCTGAGCGCCCACATCATCCAGCAGGAGGTGGGCCGGGCCCGGGAGCAAG GGGAGGCAGAGCGGCAGAAGCTGAGTGAGGTGGCCCAGCAGCTGGAGCAGGAGCTGCAGCGCACGCAGGAGTCCCTGGCCAGTCTGGGGCTACAGTTGGAGGCAGCTCGCCAGGGCCAGCAGGAGAGCACGGCAGAGGCTGCCAGCCTCCGGAAGGAGCTGACCCAGCAGCAGGAGATCTATGGGCAAG CGCTGCAGGAGAAGGTGGCCGAAGTGGAAGGTCGGCTGCGGGAACAGCTCTCAGAATCAGAGAGGAGACTGAACGAGGCTCGTAGGGAACACACCAAGGCTG TGGTCTCCCTACGCCAGATCCAGCGCAAAGCCACCCGGGAAAAGGAGCGGAACCAGGAGCTCCGGCGCCTGCAGGATGAGGCCCGGAAGGAGGAGGGGCAGCGGCTGACCCAGCGCCTGAAGGAGCTGGAGAGGGACAAGAACCTCATGCTG GCCACCTTGCAGCAGGAGGGTCTCCTCTCCCGTTACAAGCAGCAGCGACTGTTGGCAGTTCTTCCTTCCCCGTCGGATAAGGGCGTACCTGCGGAGCCCAGCCCGAAGCCCTCAGAGTCGTCAGCACCCACACCCCCAGCAGCGGCCCTCTGCACCAAGGAGTCCATCAAAG GATCCCTTTCTGTCTTGCTCGATGATCTGCAGGGCCTGAGTGAGGCCATTTCCAAAGAGGAAGCCATTTGTGAAGGGGACAGCCAGACCTCCTCTTCAGTCTGCCTCTGA
- the CCHCR1 gene encoding coiled-coil alpha-helical rod protein 1 isoform X1 — translation MRCPKLAGFSAKESRLPGFPQGFWGGILCYMWPHSSGARPWASALIGKDPGVMAWWCLDGLPQGLGEPWRELWRLGSRPLHRIPQLSPSFRNCRDHRNLRRRVKALSRILKGVIDGCTPTLETSNNVEMFRPSGSTGLIPPSHFQVRPLPTLPRMAPTWASDTPLVQRPTHQDVLERRPDNQRPQVTMWEQEVSGKGQEPEWRGRCTELAGSQALSQQAELISRQLRELRRLEEEVRVLRETSLQQKLRLEAQAVELEALARAEKAGRAEAEGLRAALAGAEVVRKNLEEGSQRELEEVQRLHQEQLSSLTQAHQEALSSLTSKAGGLEKSLNNLETRRSGETKELAAAQREAELLRKQLSKTQEDLEAQVTLVENLRRYVGEQVPPEVRSQAWESERQELLETVQHLQEDRDSLHTTTELLQVRVQSLTHILCMQEEELARKVQPSDCLEPEFTKKCQSLLKRWREKVFALMVQLKAQELEHRECVERLKGQVAELQERVETQCQEQVILQRSLQDKAAEVEVERMGAKALQMELSRTQEARRRRKQQAAPAEEQLRLVASAVSSFQTWLQGTVAEVERAAARLPSLSSRVSYAVRKVHTIRGLMARKVALAQLRQESCPPPPPTTDMSLELEQLREERDRLDAELQLSAHIIQQEVGRAREQGEAERQKLSEVAQQLEQELQRTQESLASLGLQLEAARQGQQESTAEAASLRKELTQQQEIYGQALQEKVAEVEGRLREQLSESERRLNEARREHTKAVVSLRQIQRKATREKERNQELRRLQDEARKEEGQRLTQRLKELERDKNLMLATLQQEGLLSRYKQQRLLAVLPSPSDKGVPAEPSPKPSESSAPTPPAAALCTKESIKGSLSVLLDDLQGLSEAISKEEAICEGDSQTSSSVCL, via the exons ATGAGATGTCCGAAACTAGCTGGCTTTTCTGCTAAGGAGTCTAGGCTGCCTGGATTCCCCCAGGGGTTCTGGGGAGGTATCCTGTGCTACATGTGGCCACATTCATCAGGGGCCAGGCCTTGGGCCAGCGCTTTGATAGGGAAGGACCCTGGAGTCATGGCTTGGTGGTGTCTGGATGGGCTTCCCCAAGGCCTTGGTGAGCCATGGAGAGAACTCTGGAGACTGGGCTCACGGCCCCTGCATCGCATACCTCAATTGTCACCTTCCTTCAGGAACTGCAGAGACCATAGAAACTTAAGGAGGAGGGTAAAGGCACTATCCAGAATTCTAAAA GGGGTCATAGATGGCTGTACACCGACTCTAGAGACTTCAAATAATGTGGAGATGTTTCGACCTTCAG GTTCCACTGGGCTGATTCCCCCATCCCACTTCCAAGTTCGGCCCCTTCCAACACTGCCGAGAATGGCTCCCACATGGGCCTCAGACACTCCCCTGGTCCAGCGCCCAACCCATCAAGATGTCTTAGAGAGGCGGCCAGACAACCAGAGACCTCAAGTGACCATGTGGGAACAGGAAGTTTCTGGCAAGGGGCAGGAACCAGAGTGGAGAGGCAG GTGCACGGAACTGGCAGGGTCACAGGCCCTGAGCCAGCAGGCTGAGCTGATCTCTCGGCAGCTGCGAGAGCTGCGGCGGCTGGAGGAAGAGGTCCGGGTGCTACGGGAGACCTCACTGCAGCAGAAGCTGAGGCTGGAGGCTCAGGCCGTGGAGCTGGAGGCACTGGCACGGGCGGAGAAGGCTGGTCGCGCTGAGGCCGAGGGCCTGCGTGCCGCCCTGGCTGGGGCCGAGGTTGTCCGGAAGAACCTGGAAGAAGGGAGCCAGCGGGAGCTGGAGGAGGTTCAGAGGCTGCACCAAGAACAG cTCTCCTCCTTGACCCAGGCTCACCAGGAGGCCCTTTCCAGTTTGACCAGCAAAGCTGGGGGCCTGGAGAAGTCTCTGAATAATCTGGAAACCCGGAGGTCAGGGGAAACCAAGGAGCTGGCTGCGGCCCAGAGGGAGGCTGAGCTGCTGCGGAAGCAACTGAG CAAGACCCAAGAGGACTTGGAGGCTCAGGTGACCTTGGTTGAGAACCTGAGGAGGTATGTGGGGGAGCAGGTCCCTCCGGAGGTCCGCAGCCAGGCATGGGAATCAGAGCGACAGGAGCTTCTAGAAACTGTCCAG cacctgcAGGAGGACCGGGACAGCTTGCACACCACTACCGAGCTGCTGCAGGTGCGCGTGCAGAGCCTCACACACATCCTCTGCAtgcaggaggaggagctggcccGGAAG GTTCAGCCTTCAGACTGCCTGGAGCCTGAGTTCACCAAGAAGTGCCAGTCCCTGTTGAAGCGCTGGCGGGAGAAGGTGTTTGCCCTCATGGTGCAGCTGAAGGCCCAGGAGCTGGAGCACAGAGAATGCGTGGAGCGACTGAAGGGACAG gtggcagagctCCAGGAAAGAGTGGAAACCCAGTGCCAGGAGCAGGTCATCCTGCAGCGCTCCCTGCAGGACAAAGCTGCCGAGGTGGAGGTGGAGCGGATGGGCGCCAAG GCCCTGCAGATGGAGCTGAGCCGCACTCAGGAGGCCCGGCGCCGGAGGAAGCAACAGGCAGCCCCAGCGGAGGAGCAGCTGAGGCTTGTGGCCAGTGCTGTCAGCAG CTTTCAGACCTGGCTCCAGGGCACCGTGGCCGAGGTGGAGCGTGCCGCAGCCCGGCTGCCCAGCCTCAGCAGCCGAGTCAGCTATGCCGTCCGCAAGGTCCACACTATTCGGG GCCTGATGGCTCGAAAAGTGGCCCTTGCTCAGCTGCGCCAGGAGAG CTGCCCGCCACCCCCACCGACCACAGACATGAGCCTTGAGCTGGAGCAGCTGCGGGAGGAGCGGGACCGTCTGGACGCAGAACTGCAGCTGAGCGCCCACATCATCCAGCAGGAGGTGGGCCGGGCCCGGGAGCAAG GGGAGGCAGAGCGGCAGAAGCTGAGTGAGGTGGCCCAGCAGCTGGAGCAGGAGCTGCAGCGCACGCAGGAGTCCCTGGCCAGTCTGGGGCTACAGTTGGAGGCAGCTCGCCAGGGCCAGCAGGAGAGCACGGCAGAGGCTGCCAGCCTCCGGAAGGAGCTGACCCAGCAGCAGGAGATCTATGGGCAAG CGCTGCAGGAGAAGGTGGCCGAAGTGGAAGGTCGGCTGCGGGAACAGCTCTCAGAATCAGAGAGGAGACTGAACGAGGCTCGTAGGGAACACACCAAGGCTG TGGTCTCCCTACGCCAGATCCAGCGCAAAGCCACCCGGGAAAAGGAGCGGAACCAGGAGCTCCGGCGCCTGCAGGATGAGGCCCGGAAGGAGGAGGGGCAGCGGCTGACCCAGCGCCTGAAGGAGCTGGAGAGGGACAAGAACCTCATGCTG GCCACCTTGCAGCAGGAGGGTCTCCTCTCCCGTTACAAGCAGCAGCGACTGTTGGCAGTTCTTCCTTCCCCGTCGGATAAGGGCGTACCTGCGGAGCCCAGCCCGAAGCCCTCAGAGTCGTCAGCACCCACACCCCCAGCAGCGGCCCTCTGCACCAAGGAGTCCATCAAAG GATCCCTTTCTGTCTTGCTCGATGATCTGCAGGGCCTGAGTGAGGCCATTTCCAAAGAGGAAGCCATTTGTGAAGGGGACAGCCAGACCTCCTCTTCAGTCTGCCTCTGA
- the CCHCR1 gene encoding coiled-coil alpha-helical rod protein 1 isoform X2 produces MRCPKLAGFSAKESRLPGFPQGFWGGILCYMWPHSSGARPWASALIGKDPGVMAWWCLDGLPQGLGEPWRELWRLGSRPLHRIPQLSPSFRNCRDHRNLRRRGVIDGCTPTLETSNNVEMFRPSGSTGLIPPSHFQVRPLPTLPRMAPTWASDTPLVQRPTHQDVLERRPDNQRPQVTMWEQEVSGKGQEPEWRGRCTELAGSQALSQQAELISRQLRELRRLEEEVRVLRETSLQQKLRLEAQAVELEALARAEKAGRAEAEGLRAALAGAEVVRKNLEEGSQRELEEVQRLHQEQLSSLTQAHQEALSSLTSKAGGLEKSLNNLETRRSGETKELAAAQREAELLRKQLSKTQEDLEAQVTLVENLRRYVGEQVPPEVRSQAWESERQELLETVQHLQEDRDSLHTTTELLQVRVQSLTHILCMQEEELARKVQPSDCLEPEFTKKCQSLLKRWREKVFALMVQLKAQELEHRECVERLKGQVAELQERVETQCQEQVILQRSLQDKAAEVEVERMGAKALQMELSRTQEARRRRKQQAAPAEEQLRLVASAVSSFQTWLQGTVAEVERAAARLPSLSSRVSYAVRKVHTIRGLMARKVALAQLRQESCPPPPPTTDMSLELEQLREERDRLDAELQLSAHIIQQEVGRAREQGEAERQKLSEVAQQLEQELQRTQESLASLGLQLEAARQGQQESTAEAASLRKELTQQQEIYGQALQEKVAEVEGRLREQLSESERRLNEARREHTKAVVSLRQIQRKATREKERNQELRRLQDEARKEEGQRLTQRLKELERDKNLMLATLQQEGLLSRYKQQRLLAVLPSPSDKGVPAEPSPKPSESSAPTPPAAALCTKESIKGSLSVLLDDLQGLSEAISKEEAICEGDSQTSSSVCL; encoded by the exons ATGAGATGTCCGAAACTAGCTGGCTTTTCTGCTAAGGAGTCTAGGCTGCCTGGATTCCCCCAGGGGTTCTGGGGAGGTATCCTGTGCTACATGTGGCCACATTCATCAGGGGCCAGGCCTTGGGCCAGCGCTTTGATAGGGAAGGACCCTGGAGTCATGGCTTGGTGGTGTCTGGATGGGCTTCCCCAAGGCCTTGGTGAGCCATGGAGAGAACTCTGGAGACTGGGCTCACGGCCCCTGCATCGCATACCTCAATTGTCACCTTCCTTCAGGAACTGCAGAGACCATAGAAACTTAAGGAGGAGG GGGGTCATAGATGGCTGTACACCGACTCTAGAGACTTCAAATAATGTGGAGATGTTTCGACCTTCAG GTTCCACTGGGCTGATTCCCCCATCCCACTTCCAAGTTCGGCCCCTTCCAACACTGCCGAGAATGGCTCCCACATGGGCCTCAGACACTCCCCTGGTCCAGCGCCCAACCCATCAAGATGTCTTAGAGAGGCGGCCAGACAACCAGAGACCTCAAGTGACCATGTGGGAACAGGAAGTTTCTGGCAAGGGGCAGGAACCAGAGTGGAGAGGCAG GTGCACGGAACTGGCAGGGTCACAGGCCCTGAGCCAGCAGGCTGAGCTGATCTCTCGGCAGCTGCGAGAGCTGCGGCGGCTGGAGGAAGAGGTCCGGGTGCTACGGGAGACCTCACTGCAGCAGAAGCTGAGGCTGGAGGCTCAGGCCGTGGAGCTGGAGGCACTGGCACGGGCGGAGAAGGCTGGTCGCGCTGAGGCCGAGGGCCTGCGTGCCGCCCTGGCTGGGGCCGAGGTTGTCCGGAAGAACCTGGAAGAAGGGAGCCAGCGGGAGCTGGAGGAGGTTCAGAGGCTGCACCAAGAACAG cTCTCCTCCTTGACCCAGGCTCACCAGGAGGCCCTTTCCAGTTTGACCAGCAAAGCTGGGGGCCTGGAGAAGTCTCTGAATAATCTGGAAACCCGGAGGTCAGGGGAAACCAAGGAGCTGGCTGCGGCCCAGAGGGAGGCTGAGCTGCTGCGGAAGCAACTGAG CAAGACCCAAGAGGACTTGGAGGCTCAGGTGACCTTGGTTGAGAACCTGAGGAGGTATGTGGGGGAGCAGGTCCCTCCGGAGGTCCGCAGCCAGGCATGGGAATCAGAGCGACAGGAGCTTCTAGAAACTGTCCAG cacctgcAGGAGGACCGGGACAGCTTGCACACCACTACCGAGCTGCTGCAGGTGCGCGTGCAGAGCCTCACACACATCCTCTGCAtgcaggaggaggagctggcccGGAAG GTTCAGCCTTCAGACTGCCTGGAGCCTGAGTTCACCAAGAAGTGCCAGTCCCTGTTGAAGCGCTGGCGGGAGAAGGTGTTTGCCCTCATGGTGCAGCTGAAGGCCCAGGAGCTGGAGCACAGAGAATGCGTGGAGCGACTGAAGGGACAG gtggcagagctCCAGGAAAGAGTGGAAACCCAGTGCCAGGAGCAGGTCATCCTGCAGCGCTCCCTGCAGGACAAAGCTGCCGAGGTGGAGGTGGAGCGGATGGGCGCCAAG GCCCTGCAGATGGAGCTGAGCCGCACTCAGGAGGCCCGGCGCCGGAGGAAGCAACAGGCAGCCCCAGCGGAGGAGCAGCTGAGGCTTGTGGCCAGTGCTGTCAGCAG CTTTCAGACCTGGCTCCAGGGCACCGTGGCCGAGGTGGAGCGTGCCGCAGCCCGGCTGCCCAGCCTCAGCAGCCGAGTCAGCTATGCCGTCCGCAAGGTCCACACTATTCGGG GCCTGATGGCTCGAAAAGTGGCCCTTGCTCAGCTGCGCCAGGAGAG CTGCCCGCCACCCCCACCGACCACAGACATGAGCCTTGAGCTGGAGCAGCTGCGGGAGGAGCGGGACCGTCTGGACGCAGAACTGCAGCTGAGCGCCCACATCATCCAGCAGGAGGTGGGCCGGGCCCGGGAGCAAG GGGAGGCAGAGCGGCAGAAGCTGAGTGAGGTGGCCCAGCAGCTGGAGCAGGAGCTGCAGCGCACGCAGGAGTCCCTGGCCAGTCTGGGGCTACAGTTGGAGGCAGCTCGCCAGGGCCAGCAGGAGAGCACGGCAGAGGCTGCCAGCCTCCGGAAGGAGCTGACCCAGCAGCAGGAGATCTATGGGCAAG CGCTGCAGGAGAAGGTGGCCGAAGTGGAAGGTCGGCTGCGGGAACAGCTCTCAGAATCAGAGAGGAGACTGAACGAGGCTCGTAGGGAACACACCAAGGCTG TGGTCTCCCTACGCCAGATCCAGCGCAAAGCCACCCGGGAAAAGGAGCGGAACCAGGAGCTCCGGCGCCTGCAGGATGAGGCCCGGAAGGAGGAGGGGCAGCGGCTGACCCAGCGCCTGAAGGAGCTGGAGAGGGACAAGAACCTCATGCTG GCCACCTTGCAGCAGGAGGGTCTCCTCTCCCGTTACAAGCAGCAGCGACTGTTGGCAGTTCTTCCTTCCCCGTCGGATAAGGGCGTACCTGCGGAGCCCAGCCCGAAGCCCTCAGAGTCGTCAGCACCCACACCCCCAGCAGCGGCCCTCTGCACCAAGGAGTCCATCAAAG GATCCCTTTCTGTCTTGCTCGATGATCTGCAGGGCCTGAGTGAGGCCATTTCCAAAGAGGAAGCCATTTGTGAAGGGGACAGCCAGACCTCCTCTTCAGTCTGCCTCTGA